The following are encoded in a window of Brevibacillus ruminantium genomic DNA:
- a CDS encoding HAD family hydrolase encodes MFSQLRLAAFDMDGTLLNGESQMTDATWEACRLLQASGCKLVLSTGRTYKSAQQPINGFSFDGYVCSNGATVLDADGNLVQSSSLQPEMIQQAVHTLRKQPFYYEFHDTESTRWMVQEDRERIELLIRDDISVEGISLRRFAFYKWTRVVPLAEMMQRIASGESKIVKMFVWHPVPEELVPVRDELERWGDVSDITSSGKHNLEVIPKGVSKWEGLTYFCRKWGLGPEQVMMFGDAENDREALSHAGYPVVMENAVPTIKELARFIAPHHDRDGVAEFIRKQILAGG; translated from the coding sequence TTGTTTTCCCAACTGCGCCTTGCAGCGTTTGATATGGATGGGACTTTGCTGAACGGAGAGTCGCAGATGACTGATGCGACCTGGGAAGCCTGCCGGTTGCTTCAGGCCAGCGGCTGCAAGCTGGTACTGTCAACGGGACGTACCTATAAATCAGCACAGCAACCCATCAATGGCTTTTCCTTTGATGGCTATGTATGCAGCAATGGTGCAACTGTCCTGGATGCGGACGGGAATCTGGTACAGTCCTCCAGCCTGCAACCGGAAATGATTCAACAGGCTGTGCATACACTAAGAAAACAGCCGTTTTATTATGAGTTTCACGATACGGAAAGCACTCGCTGGATGGTTCAGGAGGACAGGGAACGCATAGAGTTATTAATCCGTGATGATATTTCGGTGGAAGGCATTTCGCTGCGACGATTCGCTTTTTACAAATGGACACGAGTGGTTCCCCTGGCGGAGATGATGCAGCGAATAGCGTCGGGTGAGTCGAAGATTGTCAAAATGTTTGTCTGGCACCCGGTTCCCGAAGAGCTGGTGCCGGTTCGGGATGAGCTGGAGCGCTGGGGTGATGTGTCTGACATCACGTCATCAGGCAAACATAATCTGGAGGTGATCCCGAAAGGCGTGTCCAAATGGGAAGGACTCACCTATTTTTGCCGCAAGTGGGGTCTTGGCCCCGAGCAGGTGATGATGTTCGGCGATGCGGAGAATGACCGTGAAGCGCTCTCCCATGCAGGCTATCCTGTCGTTATGGAAAACGCAGTCCCGACGATCAAAGAGCTTGCCCGTTTTATTGCGCCGCATCATGACCGGGATGGCGTGGCGGAGTTTATTCGCAAACAGATTCTCGCAGGTGGGTAA
- the nadA gene encoding quinolinate synthase NadA, translating to MEALALEKKAQRNAELRERLMQLKKERNAIILAHFYQRPEIQEVADYIGDSFGLAQKAKETDADVILFCGVHFMGESAKILNPQKKVIIPDERAGCPMADMVNVEGLRKLKAQHPNAKVVAYINTSADVKAETYICCTSSNAKRVIESIDSDEIIWVPDKNLGHYVSQFTDKKMIIWEGYCNTHDQLSVQDIMTLKAQYPNAEVVVHPECRPEVVALADFVGSTTGILKYCRESAHKEFIIGTEDGTRYMLEKDSPDKTFIFASKYLVCPNMKVNNLKKCVEALENMKPEIYVPEDVADKARASLERMLAVAPA from the coding sequence ATGGAAGCCTTGGCGTTAGAAAAAAAGGCCCAACGAAACGCTGAGTTGCGCGAACGGCTGATGCAACTGAAAAAGGAGCGTAATGCCATTATTCTGGCTCACTTTTACCAACGGCCAGAAATTCAGGAAGTGGCTGACTATATTGGCGATTCATTCGGTTTGGCACAAAAAGCCAAAGAAACCGATGCGGATGTGATTTTGTTCTGCGGCGTTCACTTTATGGGAGAAAGTGCAAAAATTCTCAATCCCCAAAAGAAGGTCATCATCCCGGATGAGCGTGCCGGCTGTCCGATGGCTGACATGGTGAACGTAGAAGGACTACGCAAGCTGAAGGCGCAGCATCCGAATGCGAAAGTGGTCGCATACATCAATACTTCGGCAGATGTGAAAGCGGAAACATACATTTGCTGCACATCTTCCAACGCAAAACGCGTGATCGAGTCCATCGACAGCGATGAGATCATCTGGGTACCGGACAAAAACCTGGGTCACTACGTATCCCAGTTTACCGATAAAAAGATGATTATCTGGGAAGGGTATTGCAACACGCATGACCAGTTGTCGGTGCAGGATATCATGACCCTGAAAGCGCAATATCCCAATGCCGAGGTAGTGGTTCACCCTGAATGCCGTCCAGAAGTGGTGGCTCTCGCTGATTTCGTCGGTTCCACGACAGGGATTCTCAAATACTGCCGGGAATCTGCCCACAAAGAGTTCATCATCGGAACAGAAGACGGTACGCGGTACATGCTGGAGAAAGACAGCCCGGACAAAACGTTTATTTTTGCCTCCAAGTACCTGGTGTGCCCGAATATGAAGGTAAACAACCTGAAAAAATGCGTGGAAGCACTGGAAAACATGAAGCCGGAAATCTACGTGCCGGAGGATGTGGCCGACAAGGCACGGGCGTCCCTGGAGCGTATGCTGGCGGTTGCCCCCGCGTAA
- a CDS encoding FtsW/RodA/SpoVE family cell cycle protein, protein MTPNDKIRAYLGKVCSQIRCKDVHADVKLELEGHIADKVEEMIKSGYSETEAVDQVLHEMGDPITVGKQLHQAHKPRIEWSVLGLVGILIGVGILVLFSLLESRAQELTQSPMGRHLPVAGLGVIVLIALLFANYNKIKPYSLFLYIGTILTMMYVFQAGTAVNGLPMLELPFTSLRLNFIRLSPIFLIISLAGIFTDWNWHKKKTPLVVLGLYIVPIFLFASAPDSFAALLYSVGFFVLLFYSPIGKKRAMMTISSLFGAAILAIALIIKRSELDRLLIFLHPDADPKGYGYALLQSIEALRSAGWWGNGFGASLDSLPALESDFAFVYLVHCFGLATGIGVLMIGIVLLVRLFRAANQTRDSYGALLIRGSIVLFFTPYFYAILMTMGWIPMFDASVPLISYGGANFLCNMALLGLVLGIYRRINLQSSVSHQTHS, encoded by the coding sequence ATGACACCGAATGACAAAATTCGTGCGTACTTAGGGAAAGTCTGTTCCCAAATCCGCTGCAAAGACGTGCATGCCGACGTGAAGCTGGAGCTGGAGGGCCATATCGCTGATAAAGTGGAAGAAATGATAAAAAGCGGGTACAGTGAAACGGAAGCGGTCGACCAAGTGTTGCACGAGATGGGTGATCCCATTACCGTCGGAAAACAGCTCCATCAGGCTCACAAGCCCCGGATTGAGTGGAGTGTGCTTGGTCTGGTGGGCATATTGATTGGCGTAGGTATCCTTGTCCTATTTTCTTTGCTAGAAAGTCGCGCCCAGGAACTTACTCAATCTCCTATGGGGAGACATCTTCCCGTCGCTGGACTCGGGGTGATCGTCCTGATTGCCTTGCTCTTTGCAAACTATAACAAAATCAAGCCCTACTCCCTGTTTTTGTACATAGGGACCATCCTGACGATGATGTATGTATTTCAAGCGGGTACAGCAGTAAATGGCCTCCCGATGCTAGAACTTCCCTTTACCTCCTTGCGTCTTAACTTTATCAGGCTCAGCCCCATTTTTCTCATCATCTCATTGGCTGGAATATTTACTGACTGGAACTGGCATAAAAAGAAGACACCTCTCGTCGTGCTCGGACTCTACATCGTCCCCATCTTCTTGTTTGCCAGCGCACCTGACTCTTTTGCAGCGCTTCTTTACTCTGTTGGTTTTTTCGTTCTGCTTTTTTACTCGCCGATTGGAAAAAAGCGGGCCATGATGACCATCAGCAGTCTCTTTGGCGCTGCGATTCTCGCAATTGCTCTTATCATCAAACGAAGCGAGCTGGATCGCCTGCTCATCTTTTTGCATCCAGATGCTGACCCAAAGGGATATGGGTACGCGCTCCTTCAATCGATCGAAGCGCTCCGCTCTGCGGGTTGGTGGGGAAACGGCTTTGGTGCTTCCCTCGATAGCCTCCCCGCCTTGGAATCTGATTTTGCCTTTGTCTATCTGGTTCACTGTTTTGGCCTTGCCACTGGGATCGGTGTCTTGATGATTGGAATTGTGCTGCTGGTGCGACTTTTCCGTGCAGCCAATCAAACGAGGGACAGCTATGGTGCGTTGTTAATTCGCGGATCGATCGTTCTCTTTTTTACCCCGTATTTTTACGCAATCCTGATGACCATGGGGTGGATTCCGATGTTCGATGCATCCGTCCCCTTGATCAGTTATGGCGGCGCTAACTTTCTTTGTAACATGGCGTTGCTGGGTCTCGTCCTGGGAATCTACCGCCGTATCAATTTGCAGTCTTCGGTTTCACATCAAACCCATTCCTAA
- a CDS encoding PadR family transcriptional regulator → MTINKELLKGSTVILILTLLQEKPMYGYEMIKEMEKNSSGILTLKEGTLYPILHTLESERLVEAFWSQGEGERKRKYYRITGEGKLRLQEKKQEWLTFRNAVDQVLGEGRA, encoded by the coding sequence ATGACCATCAATAAAGAGCTCCTGAAAGGAAGTACCGTCATTCTCATCCTGACACTGCTTCAGGAAAAACCGATGTACGGCTACGAGATGATCAAGGAAATGGAGAAAAACTCAAGCGGTATTCTGACCTTGAAGGAAGGTACGCTTTACCCGATTCTTCACACACTTGAGTCTGAGAGATTGGTGGAAGCGTTTTGGAGTCAAGGTGAAGGAGAACGCAAGCGAAAATACTACCGGATCACGGGCGAAGGGAAGCTTCGCTTACAGGAAAAGAAACAGGAGTGGCTTACTTTCCGAAATGCTGTGGATCAAGTGTTGGGGGAGGGACGGGCATGA
- a CDS encoding acyltransferase family protein has protein sequence MPKPIKGNGRYMAGLDGLRALAVLAVIAYHLHFDWIPGGLLGVGVFFVLSGYLITDLLIAEWKRNGRINLGDFWWRRARRLLPAMFVLMAVVVGWLAVFDPSRLAAMKAEMLSALFYVNNWWLIFHEVSYFESFGPPSPLGHFWSLAVEEQFYLLWPLVLLAGLLFIRQRGKLFGLTLAGAAVSALAMAFLYEPGADPSRVYYGTDTRAFGLLIGAALGMVWPSAKLSVHVSTKVRWMLNLVGGAGLLILLYMFWKINEFDDFLYQGGFVVLSLITAAVVAVIAHPAAMLGKIMGAKPLRWIGVRSYGIYLWHYPIIVLTSPDVNTNGVNLSLSLMQFAACLVLADLSWRFIEEPIRHGGLGRLWQRMKESKWKKGRVAWVTSTAVLLLVSLSFVGVTQFYPIATATTINVKGQDEKSTAHSSVPGQGQKAPDRPRPASAGGQSSSNEDQISKDPADRTGTQAGSTQAEKTGAAKPSSEKEKSDQTAAKPGSSPSQPKSPTENANHSGAPKGTVSPSETAGKNPADSANSGKEKGQKPNTDTGNETEPSSQEKVTEKKDKPDGHPSMTVRGSGQGIVVIGDSVILDAKPYLEEMLPGIIIDGKIGRQLSQALDVVNHLREQGKLGHTVILELGSNGSFTKKQMDSLLAALGEDRQIILINTRVPRPWESVVNAALQERADSSARISLVNWYEASTGKDQYFVKDGVHLTIEGAKAYAEMLVKGILAGR, from the coding sequence ATGCCTAAGCCGATCAAAGGAAACGGCCGCTATATGGCTGGCCTGGATGGGCTTAGGGCATTGGCCGTGCTGGCCGTTATCGCTTACCACCTTCATTTTGACTGGATACCCGGAGGATTGCTGGGTGTCGGTGTATTTTTTGTGTTGTCGGGTTATCTGATCACCGATCTGCTTATTGCCGAGTGGAAACGGAATGGTCGGATCAACCTGGGGGATTTTTGGTGGAGACGTGCACGCAGATTGCTTCCTGCAATGTTCGTGCTGATGGCAGTCGTGGTGGGATGGCTGGCTGTCTTTGATCCCTCCCGGCTGGCTGCGATGAAAGCAGAGATGCTTTCCGCATTGTTTTACGTGAATAACTGGTGGCTCATTTTTCATGAGGTTTCGTATTTCGAGAGTTTTGGGCCGCCTTCCCCTTTGGGTCACTTTTGGTCGCTTGCTGTCGAGGAACAGTTTTACCTGCTCTGGCCATTGGTCCTGTTGGCAGGGCTCCTCTTCATCCGGCAGCGGGGCAAGTTGTTCGGACTGACGCTGGCGGGAGCGGCTGTCTCAGCTCTGGCCATGGCGTTTTTGTACGAACCCGGCGCCGATCCAAGTCGTGTCTATTATGGAACGGACACCAGAGCCTTCGGGCTTTTGATCGGAGCTGCCCTGGGAATGGTGTGGCCCAGTGCAAAGCTGTCTGTGCATGTATCGACAAAAGTGCGGTGGATGCTCAATCTGGTGGGAGGAGCGGGGCTGCTCATCCTGCTGTACATGTTTTGGAAAATAAATGAGTTTGACGACTTTTTGTATCAGGGCGGTTTTGTGGTGTTATCGTTGATCACAGCTGCCGTCGTAGCCGTCATTGCCCACCCTGCTGCCATGCTGGGCAAAATCATGGGAGCAAAGCCTTTGCGCTGGATCGGGGTTCGCTCCTACGGCATCTATCTCTGGCACTATCCCATCATCGTCCTGACCAGTCCGGATGTGAATACAAACGGGGTCAATCTTTCACTATCCCTTATGCAGTTTGCCGCGTGTCTGGTCCTGGCGGATTTGTCGTGGCGGTTCATTGAGGAGCCGATTCGTCATGGCGGGTTGGGGCGACTGTGGCAGCGGATGAAAGAGAGCAAGTGGAAAAAAGGCAGAGTAGCCTGGGTGACCTCTACCGCCGTTTTGCTTTTGGTCAGCCTTTCTTTCGTCGGGGTCACGCAGTTCTATCCCATCGCGACGGCTACCACAATCAATGTAAAGGGACAGGATGAAAAAAGCACTGCTCACTCGTCGGTCCCGGGGCAGGGACAAAAAGCACCGGATAGACCCAGACCCGCGTCGGCAGGCGGTCAATCGTCGTCGAATGAAGATCAGATAAGCAAGGACCCGGCCGATCGTACAGGAACACAAGCAGGCAGTACGCAAGCGGAGAAAACGGGGGCCGCCAAGCCATCGAGCGAAAAAGAAAAAAGCGATCAGACAGCGGCGAAGCCGGGCAGCAGCCCCAGTCAGCCCAAAAGCCCGACGGAAAATGCCAATCATTCGGGTGCCCCCAAGGGGACGGTCTCCCCGTCTGAGACAGCAGGTAAAAATCCGGCTGATTCAGCTAATTCCGGTAAAGAAAAAGGACAAAAACCAAATACGGATACAGGCAACGAGACCGAACCCTCTTCCCAAGAGAAGGTCACCGAAAAGAAAGACAAACCGGATGGCCATCCCAGCATGACTGTCAGAGGAAGCGGACAGGGAATCGTCGTTATCGGTGATTCCGTCATACTCGATGCGAAACCCTATCTCGAAGAAATGCTGCCGGGGATCATCATCGATGGGAAGATCGGCAGACAGCTGTCCCAAGCTCTGGATGTCGTTAATCACCTCAGGGAACAAGGGAAATTGGGCCATACCGTGATTCTGGAGCTGGGCTCGAACGGGTCGTTTACGAAAAAGCAGATGGATTCCCTCTTGGCTGCACTGGGCGAGGACCGGCAGATTATCCTGATCAATACACGCGTGCCGAGGCCATGGGAGAGTGTGGTAAACGCCGCGCTGCAAGAGCGAGCAGACAGCTCTGCCCGGATCTCGCTGGTGAATTGGTACGAAGCAAGCACAGGCAAGGACCAGTATTTTGTCAAAGACGGCGTGCACCTTACAATTGAAGGGGCAAAGGCTTATGCGGAGATGCTGGTAAAAGGTATTTTAGCGGGACGATAA
- a CDS encoding PCYCGC domain-containing protein: MKRKSLLVIGLLAVALVSGCASSEKAQGDHNGNQQHAANGDLQELTASVDQLPSFLDNQDPQIVASYKIAAANRELLKVIPCYCGCGESAGHEHNGNCFIKEEKEDGSIVWDDHGTRCGVCMEIAVISSKMKYDGKTDKEIRTFIDETYNQGYGKPTPTPMPS, encoded by the coding sequence ATGAAAAGGAAATCATTGCTTGTAATCGGTCTGCTTGCTGTTGCCCTTGTCTCCGGTTGTGCCTCTTCCGAAAAAGCCCAGGGAGATCACAACGGAAATCAGCAGCATGCAGCAAACGGAGATTTGCAAGAGTTGACCGCTTCTGTCGATCAACTGCCCAGTTTTCTAGACAACCAGGACCCGCAAATTGTTGCCTCGTATAAAATTGCCGCGGCCAATCGCGAGCTACTCAAAGTCATTCCCTGTTATTGCGGCTGCGGGGAAAGCGCTGGTCACGAGCACAACGGAAACTGTTTTATCAAAGAAGAGAAAGAAGACGGCTCGATCGTCTGGGATGATCACGGCACGCGCTGCGGCGTCTGTATGGAGATTGCCGTTATCTCTTCGAAGATGAAATACGACGGCAAAACGGACAAAGAGATTCGCACCTTTATCGACGAAACCTACAACCAGGGCTATGGCAAGCCTACGCCCACACCGATGCCGTCATAA
- a CDS encoding metal ABC transporter solute-binding protein, Zn/Mn family translates to MKKTMLALLGVITAAAMAGCGAGTTANTTPQTSSDTTSKIKVFTTLYPLEYAAKRIAGDHAEVVNLVPPGVEPHDFEPTAKDMVALSGSDLFVYNGSGFEAWIDKAVENLDKNKTIAVNATEGLSLLEASGHDDHDHDHDHSHEGEAAEKGHDEHKEGSEAAGHDEHKEGSEAAGHADHKEEAKASEEHGHDHDHDHGDTDPHVWLDPTMLKAQAEKIKAALAEKDKANAEAYEKNYQQLAADLDQLDKDFKDMVRQSSKKEFLVSHSAFAYLAHRYGLEQVAISGINPASEPSPADMKRLVEYVKEHEISHVLFETLASPKVADVIAKEAKLQTGTLNPLEGLTEDEAKAGKDYLSIMKENLEMLRTVLK, encoded by the coding sequence ATGAAGAAAACGATGCTGGCTCTGCTAGGCGTCATTACAGCAGCTGCCATGGCCGGATGCGGTGCTGGAACAACTGCCAATACGACCCCGCAAACGTCATCAGATACGACGTCGAAAATAAAGGTATTTACGACCCTGTATCCGCTGGAGTACGCTGCCAAACGGATTGCCGGAGATCATGCGGAGGTCGTCAATCTCGTGCCTCCTGGAGTAGAACCGCATGACTTCGAACCGACAGCAAAGGATATGGTTGCTTTGTCCGGGTCCGATCTGTTCGTATACAACGGAAGCGGCTTCGAAGCGTGGATCGATAAAGCTGTCGAAAACCTGGATAAAAACAAAACGATCGCAGTGAATGCGACGGAAGGACTGTCCCTGCTGGAAGCTTCGGGGCATGATGATCATGACCATGATCATGACCACAGCCATGAGGGCGAGGCGGCCGAGAAAGGGCATGACGAGCACAAAGAAGGTTCTGAGGCAGCCGGACATGATGAGCATAAAGAAGGTTCCGAAGCAGCCGGACACGCCGACCACAAAGAAGAAGCAAAGGCGTCTGAAGAACACGGCCATGACCATGATCACGATCACGGAGATACAGACCCTCACGTTTGGCTTGATCCGACCATGCTGAAAGCACAGGCAGAGAAAATCAAGGCTGCACTGGCGGAAAAAGATAAAGCCAATGCGGAGGCGTATGAGAAAAACTACCAACAGCTGGCTGCTGATCTGGACCAGTTGGACAAAGACTTCAAGGATATGGTCAGGCAATCGTCCAAGAAGGAATTCCTGGTGTCGCACAGTGCCTTTGCCTACCTGGCCCACCGCTATGGACTTGAGCAAGTGGCAATCTCCGGCATCAATCCGGCCAGTGAACCGTCTCCAGCCGATATGAAGAGACTGGTCGAATATGTGAAGGAACACGAGATTTCCCACGTCTTGTTCGAGACGCTGGCATCTCCGAAAGTGGCGGATGTTATCGCCAAAGAGGCGAAGCTGCAAACCGGAACGCTCAATCCTTTGGAGGGCTTGACGGAAGATGAAGCGAAGGCAGGGAAAGATTACCTTTCGATTATGAAAGAGAATTTGGAAATGCTGCGCACGGTGCTGAAATAA